The Mycolicibacterium fluoranthenivorans genome has a window encoding:
- a CDS encoding cytochrome P450, with protein MTVSAITSTASERPYDSIDLSSRAFWATTAADREVAFAQLRAQRPVSWHKPVEDALMEDPNDKGFWAVTRHADIVTVSRDSETFLSGKGVLFETVPEELLEASQSFLAMDAPRHTLIRKLVHSAFTPRQVARIESSIKNNAKGIVEELAAAGSGADFVEHCAKELPVRTLSDMVGIPESERSRVAHAADALVSWADPVFLAGRNPLEVLLENQMYLHQVAGALAAERRENPGNDLISALVHAEIDGDRLTDFEVSAFFVLLAVAGNDTTRQTASHAVKALTDFPDQRAWLLDDFDDRIGSAVEEFVRWASPVMTFRRTAAVDVELGGQQIAAGDKVVMFYASGNWDTEVFDRPERFDLSRKPNPHLGFGGGGRHFCLGAHVARTQLRALFFELLTQLPDIAAGEPAYLEGNFVHAVRAMPCTF; from the coding sequence ATGACTGTGTCAGCCATCACATCGACAGCGTCGGAACGTCCGTACGATTCGATCGACCTCTCCTCGCGCGCGTTCTGGGCCACCACCGCGGCCGATCGTGAGGTCGCGTTCGCGCAGTTGCGCGCCCAGCGCCCGGTCAGCTGGCACAAGCCCGTCGAGGACGCCTTGATGGAGGATCCGAACGACAAAGGCTTCTGGGCGGTCACCCGGCACGCCGATATCGTCACCGTCAGCCGCGACAGCGAGACCTTCCTGTCCGGTAAGGGGGTGCTGTTCGAGACCGTGCCCGAGGAACTGCTGGAGGCGTCGCAGTCCTTCCTGGCGATGGACGCGCCGCGACACACGTTGATCCGCAAGCTCGTTCATTCGGCCTTCACGCCGCGTCAGGTCGCGCGCATCGAATCCTCGATCAAGAACAACGCCAAAGGCATCGTCGAAGAACTGGCTGCGGCGGGCAGCGGTGCGGACTTCGTCGAGCACTGCGCCAAGGAACTGCCGGTGCGCACGCTCTCGGATATGGTCGGCATCCCGGAGTCCGAGCGCAGCCGGGTGGCGCACGCCGCGGATGCGTTGGTGTCGTGGGCGGACCCGGTCTTCCTGGCCGGCCGTAATCCTCTCGAGGTGCTGCTGGAGAACCAGATGTACCTGCATCAGGTGGCCGGTGCGTTGGCCGCCGAGCGCCGGGAGAACCCGGGCAACGACCTGATCAGTGCCCTGGTGCACGCCGAGATCGACGGGGATCGGCTCACCGACTTCGAAGTGTCCGCGTTCTTCGTCCTGCTCGCGGTGGCCGGTAATGACACCACCCGCCAGACGGCCAGCCATGCGGTCAAGGCGCTCACCGATTTCCCGGACCAGCGGGCGTGGCTGCTCGACGATTTCGACGACCGGATCGGTTCCGCCGTGGAGGAATTCGTGCGCTGGGCAAGCCCGGTGATGACATTCCGGCGCACCGCCGCCGTCGACGTCGAACTCGGCGGTCAGCAGATCGCGGCGGGGGACAAGGTGGTGATGTTCTACGCGTCCGGCAACTGGGACACCGAGGTGTTCGACCGGCCGGAGCGTTTCGATCTGAGCCGTAAACCCAACCCGCATCTGGGCTTCGGCGGTGGCGGCCGGCATTTCTGCCTCGGTGCGCACGTGGCCCGTACGCAGCTGCGGGCGCTGTTCTTCGAACTGCTCACCCAGTTGCCCGATATCGCGGCGGGCGAACCGGCCTATCTGGAAGGCAACTTCGTGCACGCCGTCCGGGCGATGCCCTGCACGTTCTAG
- a CDS encoding glutamate-5-semialdehyde dehydrogenase yields the protein MSVQAPATTDLRQQVHDAAAAARTASRSLAALSTETKNRALHLAADTVLEHTHDILAANAEDLQAARTAGTPEAMLDRLALNPQRLDGIAAGLRQVAGLPDPIGEVLRGSTLPNGLQLRQQRVPLGVVGIVYEGRPNVTVDAFGLTLKSGNAVLLRGSSSAARSNAALVTALREALYEAGLPMDAVQLLPSADRASVTHLIQARGLVDVVIPRGGAGLIDAVVRDATVPTIETGVGNCHVYVDGAADLDVAERILLNSKTRRPSVCNSAESLLVDRTVADTALPRLVNALQDAGVTVHLDPTEEQLRAEFLSLDMAVAVVDGVDGAVAHINEYGTGHTEAIVTTDLAAAQRFTEGVDAAAVMVNASTAFTDGEQFGFGAEIGISTQKLHARGPMGLPELTSTKWIVWGSPLEGHVRPA from the coding sequence ATGAGCGTGCAAGCACCAGCCACCACGGATCTGCGTCAACAGGTTCACGACGCGGCCGCCGCCGCGCGTACCGCGTCGCGCAGCCTGGCGGCACTGAGCACCGAGACCAAGAACCGCGCCCTGCATCTGGCCGCCGACACGGTGTTGGAGCACACCCACGACATCCTCGCCGCCAACGCCGAGGACCTGCAGGCCGCTCGCACCGCCGGCACGCCCGAAGCCATGCTCGACCGGCTCGCCCTCAACCCCCAGCGCCTCGACGGTATCGCCGCCGGCTTGCGCCAGGTCGCCGGCCTGCCCGACCCGATCGGCGAGGTGCTGCGCGGCTCGACACTGCCCAACGGTCTGCAGCTGCGCCAGCAGCGGGTGCCGCTCGGTGTGGTCGGCATCGTCTACGAGGGCCGGCCCAACGTCACCGTGGACGCGTTCGGGCTGACTCTCAAGTCGGGCAACGCCGTGCTGCTGCGGGGTAGCTCCTCGGCGGCCAGGTCGAACGCCGCCCTGGTCACCGCGCTACGCGAGGCGCTGTACGAGGCCGGGCTGCCCATGGATGCGGTGCAGCTGTTACCGAGTGCTGATCGCGCCAGCGTCACCCACCTCATCCAGGCGCGCGGTCTGGTCGACGTCGTCATCCCGCGCGGCGGTGCCGGGCTGATCGACGCGGTGGTCCGCGACGCCACCGTGCCGACCATCGAAACCGGCGTCGGCAACTGTCATGTCTATGTGGACGGGGCCGCCGATCTCGACGTGGCCGAGCGGATCCTGCTGAACTCCAAGACCCGCCGGCCCAGCGTGTGCAACTCGGCCGAATCGCTGCTGGTGGATCGCACGGTGGCCGACACCGCGCTGCCCCGCCTGGTGAATGCGCTCCAGGACGCCGGCGTGACCGTGCACCTGGATCCCACCGAGGAGCAGCTGCGAGCCGAGTTCCTGTCGCTGGACATGGCGGTCGCCGTCGTCGACGGTGTGGACGGGGCCGTCGCGCATATCAACGAGTACGGCACCGGGCATACCGAGGCCATCGTCACCACCGATCTGGCTGCGGCCCAACGATTCACCGAGGGGGTGGATGCCGCGGCGGTGATGGTGAACGCGTCGACGGCATTCACCGACGGTGAGCAGTTCGGGTTCGGCGCCGAGATCGGGATCTCCACCCAGAAGCTGCACGCCCGCGGTCCGATGGGGCTACCCGAACTGACCTCCACCAAATGGATTGTGTGGGGCTCGCCTCTTGAAGGCCACGTCCGCCCCGCCTGA
- a CDS encoding ribokinase, giving the protein MTRVCVVGSVNMDLVFAVDTLPVPGATVLASSVTQSPGGKGGNQAIAAARAGADVTLVAAVGDDAAGLALKAHLSDNGVDVAGVVTLPVPSGMASIVVDTHAENVIVVAPGANAHLTLTPAKLRDIVADCEVLLMQLEIPVDTAVTAARIARAAGATVILNASPTGADSAALAQLADVTDVVIVNESEAAQWDRPVPHLVTTLGARGADHRTTHGHTRVPAYPVEALDTTGAGDVFAGVLAAGWATDRGYALRRACAAGALATLVPGAGDCAPYDEAIEDALN; this is encoded by the coding sequence GTGACGCGGGTATGTGTGGTGGGCAGCGTGAACATGGACCTCGTCTTCGCCGTGGACACGCTGCCGGTGCCCGGCGCGACGGTGCTGGCATCCTCGGTCACCCAGTCCCCCGGCGGTAAGGGCGGCAACCAGGCGATCGCCGCGGCCCGGGCCGGCGCCGACGTCACGCTGGTGGCGGCGGTCGGTGACGACGCGGCAGGGCTCGCGCTCAAAGCCCATCTGAGCGATAACGGCGTGGATGTGGCGGGCGTGGTGACGCTGCCGGTACCGAGCGGGATGGCGAGCATCGTGGTCGACACCCATGCCGAGAACGTCATCGTGGTCGCCCCCGGCGCCAATGCCCATCTCACCCTGACACCCGCCAAGCTGCGCGATATCGTCGCCGACTGCGAGGTGCTGTTGATGCAGCTGGAGATCCCGGTGGACACGGCGGTGACAGCAGCCAGAATTGCGCGCGCGGCCGGCGCGACGGTGATCCTCAACGCATCGCCCACCGGTGCGGATTCGGCCGCGCTTGCCCAGCTGGCCGACGTCACCGATGTGGTGATCGTCAACGAATCCGAGGCAGCACAATGGGATCGGCCGGTACCGCATCTGGTCACCACCTTGGGCGCGCGCGGTGCCGACCATCGCACCACCCACGGACATACCCGGGTTCCGGCGTACCCGGTCGAGGCATTGGACACCACCGGCGCCGGCGACGTGTTCGCCGGCGTGCTCGCCGCGGGCTGGGCCACCGACCGCGGCTACGCACTGCGCCGGGCGTGCGCGGCCGGTGCGCTGGCCACCCTGGTGCCGGGCGCGGGCGATTGCGCCCCCTACGACGAGGCCATCGAGGACGCACTCAACTGA
- a CDS encoding AAA family ATPase, translating into MSLPARPAPLFTDIDDVAKRLAETGYLPDKATATAVFLADRLGKPLLVEGPAGVGKTELARAVAQTTGSELVRLQCYEGVDEARALYEWNHAKQILRIQAGTAGTGDWDQTKTDVFSEEFLLSRPLLTAIRRTDPTVLLIDETDKADIEIEGLLLEVLSDFAVTVPELGTIKAERAPFVLLTSNATRELSEALKRRCLFLHIDFPDPDLERRILLSRVPELPEKIAAELVRIIGVLRAMQLKKVPSVAETIDWGRTVLALGMDTIDDELIAATLGVVLKHQSDQIKASGELKLN; encoded by the coding sequence ATGAGCCTGCCCGCCCGCCCGGCCCCGCTGTTCACCGACATCGACGATGTCGCCAAGCGGCTCGCCGAAACCGGCTACCTGCCCGACAAGGCCACGGCCACTGCGGTTTTCCTCGCCGACCGGCTCGGCAAGCCGCTGCTGGTGGAAGGCCCCGCCGGTGTCGGTAAGACCGAGCTGGCCCGCGCCGTGGCACAGACCACCGGCAGCGAACTGGTGCGCCTGCAGTGCTACGAGGGTGTCGACGAGGCCCGTGCCCTCTACGAGTGGAACCATGCCAAGCAGATCCTGCGGATCCAGGCCGGGACCGCGGGCACCGGTGACTGGGACCAGACCAAGACCGATGTGTTCAGCGAGGAGTTCCTGCTGAGCCGCCCATTGCTGACCGCGATCCGACGTACCGACCCGACGGTCCTGCTCATCGATGAGACCGACAAGGCCGATATCGAGATCGAGGGTCTGCTGCTGGAGGTGCTGTCCGATTTCGCGGTGACGGTGCCCGAGCTCGGCACCATCAAGGCCGAGCGCGCACCGTTCGTGCTGCTGACCTCCAACGCCACCCGCGAGCTGTCCGAGGCGCTCAAACGACGGTGCCTGTTCCTGCACATCGACTTCCCGGACCCCGATCTGGAACGCCGCATCCTGCTGTCGCGGGTTCCGGAACTGCCGGAGAAGATCGCCGCAGAGCTGGTGCGCATCATCGGGGTGCTGCGCGCCATGCAGCTCAAGAAGGTGCCCTCGGTCGCCGAGACCATCGACTGGGGCCGCACCGTGCTCGCGCTGGGCATGGACACGATCGACGACGAGCTCATCGCCGCCACGCTCGGTGTGGTGCTCAAGCACCAGTCCGACCAGATCAAGGCGTCCGGAGAGCTGAAACTGAACTGA
- a CDS encoding NAD(+) synthase — protein MDFYSAYRHGYVRVAACTHHTTLADPAANADSVLRTARECHDDAVGLAVFPELTLSGYSLEDIVLQDTLLNAVQDAVATLLAGSADLLPVLVVGAPLRHGNRVYNTALVIHRGTLLGVVPKSYLPTYREFYERRQIAAGDDARGTIRINGADVPFGPDLLFTAADLPDFVLHVEICEDMWVPIPPSAQAALAGATVLANLSGSPITIGRAEDRKLLARSASSRCLAAYVYAAAGEGESTTDLAWDGQTMIYENGVLLAESDRFPKGERRSVADVDTALLRAERLRQGTFDDNARHHGAAANVRRIEFTLDPPDGDIGLRRAVERFPFVPSDPQRLQQDCYEAYNIQVSGLEQRLRALNYPKVVIGVSGGLDSTHALIVAAKAMDRESRPRSDILAFTLPGFATGDRTKGNAIALSKALGVTFEEIDIRDTATLMLTEMGHPVVQGEKVYDITFENVQAGLRTDYLFRLANQRGGIVLGTGDLSELGLGWSTYGVGDQMSHYNVNGGVPKTLIQHLIRWVISSGQFGEDVNEVLASVLDTEITPELVPVGEDGKVQSSEAKVGPYALQDFSLFQALRHGFGPAKIAFLAWHAWSAADRGDWPTGIPLDKRPEYSLAEIRHWLTVFAQRFYSFSQFKRSALPNGPKVSAGGALSPRGDWRAPSDMSARIWLDEIECGIPAE, from the coding sequence GTGGACTTCTATTCCGCCTACCGGCACGGATACGTGCGGGTCGCCGCGTGCACGCACCACACCACGCTGGCCGACCCCGCGGCCAACGCGGATTCGGTGCTGCGCACGGCCCGCGAATGTCATGACGACGCCGTCGGGCTGGCGGTGTTCCCGGAGCTCACCCTGTCCGGGTACTCGCTCGAGGACATCGTGTTGCAGGACACGCTGCTCAATGCCGTGCAAGACGCGGTGGCCACCCTGCTGGCAGGGTCGGCCGACCTGCTGCCGGTGCTGGTGGTCGGCGCCCCGCTGCGGCACGGCAACCGGGTGTACAACACCGCGTTGGTGATTCACCGCGGCACCCTCCTCGGGGTGGTGCCCAAGTCGTATCTGCCCACCTACCGGGAGTTCTACGAGCGCCGTCAGATCGCTGCGGGTGACGACGCCCGCGGCACCATCCGGATCAACGGCGCAGACGTGCCGTTCGGGCCGGATCTGCTGTTCACGGCCGCCGACCTGCCCGATTTCGTCCTGCACGTGGAGATTTGCGAGGACATGTGGGTACCCATTCCGCCGAGCGCCCAGGCCGCGCTGGCAGGAGCCACGGTGCTGGCGAACCTGTCGGGCAGCCCCATCACCATCGGTCGTGCCGAGGACCGCAAGCTGCTGGCCCGCTCGGCGTCGTCACGCTGCCTGGCCGCCTACGTGTACGCCGCCGCCGGTGAGGGGGAGTCGACCACCGACCTGGCCTGGGACGGGCAGACCATGATCTACGAGAACGGGGTGCTGCTGGCCGAATCCGATCGCTTCCCGAAAGGGGAGCGGCGCAGCGTCGCCGACGTCGACACCGCACTGCTGCGCGCGGAGCGACTGCGCCAGGGCACCTTCGACGACAATGCGCGCCATCACGGCGCCGCAGCGAACGTGCGCCGGATCGAGTTCACCCTCGACCCACCGGACGGCGACATCGGTCTGCGCCGAGCGGTGGAGCGGTTCCCCTTCGTGCCGTCGGATCCGCAACGGCTGCAGCAGGATTGCTACGAGGCCTACAACATCCAGGTGTCGGGGCTGGAGCAGCGGCTGCGCGCGCTGAACTATCCGAAGGTGGTCATCGGGGTCTCCGGCGGCCTGGACTCCACCCACGCCCTCATCGTCGCGGCCAAGGCCATGGACCGCGAAAGCCGCCCGCGCAGCGACATCTTGGCGTTCACCCTGCCCGGCTTTGCCACCGGCGATCGCACCAAGGGCAATGCCATCGCGTTGTCCAAGGCGTTGGGGGTGACCTTCGAGGAGATCGACATCCGGGATACGGCCACCCTGATGCTCACCGAGATGGGACATCCGGTGGTCCAGGGCGAGAAGGTCTACGACATCACGTTCGAGAACGTCCAGGCCGGGTTGCGCACCGACTACCTGTTCCGGCTGGCCAATCAGCGTGGCGGCATCGTCTTGGGCACCGGGGATCTGTCCGAACTCGGGTTGGGCTGGTCCACCTACGGCGTCGGTGACCAGATGTCGCACTACAACGTCAACGGCGGTGTCCCGAAGACGCTCATTCAGCACCTGATCCGTTGGGTGATCTCGTCGGGTCAGTTCGGCGAGGATGTCAACGAGGTGCTGGCGTCGGTGCTGGACACCGAGATCACCCCGGAGCTGGTGCCCGTGGGTGAGGACGGCAAGGTGCAGAGCAGCGAAGCCAAGGTGGGTCCCTATGCGCTGCAGGACTTCTCACTGTTCCAGGCGCTTCGTCACGGATTCGGGCCGGCCAAGATCGCCTTCCTGGCCTGGCATGCGTGGAGTGCTGCGGACCGAGGTGACTGGCCGACGGGGATTCCACTGGACAAGCGGCCGGAGTATTCACTGGCGGAGATCCGGCACTGGCTGACGGTGTTCGCGCAGCGGTTCTACTCTTTCAGCCAGTTCAAGCGGTCCGCGCTGCCCAACGGCCCCAAGGTGTCCGCGGGCGGTGCGCTGTCACCGCGCGGCGACTGGCGCGCCCCGTCGGACATGTCCGCGCGGATCTGGCTCGATGAGATCGAATGCGGGATCCCCGCGGAGTAG
- a CDS encoding DUF2306 domain-containing protein, giving the protein MDNDKQVTLSRGLFIFTAVVGALYLPLALNYTWPLFGTGVPRWQDDVNTAINGRGYALGDGSVDAVRHQAYAEHRVVLLVHTTLGALALTLAMFQFSARIRERWPAVHRWNGRSYLALMTISMLTALIFLYVTPPARHFIGPAFETQLRGLAVGTLASAWYALYAIRKRDMVTHRAWMTYSIAFMLTAPLLRFIWIGIQPVIPQHDVLTNIGVGSLILGVVAPGGAAVAFIASRQAPSDEADTAAPVWRYGAAVALAVLGSLTYTGLTSRLPEPIPHSLVAFHLVPVWISIAMALLGVARARARDNVARERQWRWLLWGFAAAPLSASLYSLIVPPDFTAADAIIAGGMDGAAIPITICFAVIVRAAARARAEGPGPLAAAETASAA; this is encoded by the coding sequence ATGGACAACGACAAACAGGTGACGCTCTCACGGGGCCTCTTCATCTTCACTGCGGTGGTGGGCGCCCTCTATCTGCCGCTCGCGCTGAACTACACCTGGCCGCTGTTCGGCACCGGAGTCCCACGCTGGCAGGACGACGTGAACACCGCGATCAACGGCCGCGGCTACGCGCTGGGCGACGGATCGGTCGACGCGGTCCGGCACCAGGCCTACGCCGAGCACCGGGTGGTGCTGTTGGTACACACCACGTTGGGTGCACTGGCGTTGACACTGGCCATGTTCCAGTTCTCGGCGCGAATCCGCGAGCGGTGGCCCGCGGTGCACCGGTGGAACGGTCGCAGCTACCTCGCCCTGATGACGATCAGCATGCTGACCGCCCTGATCTTTCTCTACGTCACCCCACCGGCCCGACACTTCATCGGACCCGCGTTCGAGACCCAACTACGCGGTCTGGCGGTGGGCACGCTCGCCAGCGCCTGGTACGCGCTCTACGCGATCCGCAAGCGCGACATGGTCACCCATCGCGCCTGGATGACCTACAGCATCGCCTTCATGTTGACCGCACCGCTGCTGCGGTTCATCTGGATCGGGATCCAGCCGGTGATCCCGCAACACGACGTGCTCACCAATATCGGTGTGGGCTCGTTGATTCTGGGGGTCGTCGCACCCGGCGGCGCCGCGGTGGCCTTCATTGCCAGCCGGCAAGCCCCGTCCGATGAGGCCGACACCGCGGCGCCGGTCTGGAGATACGGCGCGGCGGTGGCCCTGGCGGTGCTCGGCTCGCTCACCTACACGGGTCTGACGTCGCGGTTGCCCGAGCCGATCCCGCACTCCCTGGTCGCGTTCCACCTGGTGCCGGTCTGGATCAGCATCGCGATGGCTCTCCTCGGTGTCGCCCGCGCCCGCGCGCGGGACAACGTCGCAAGGGAACGGCAATGGCGTTGGCTGCTGTGGGGTTTCGCGGCGGCCCCACTGTCGGCCAGCTTGTACTCGCTGATCGTGCCACCCGACTTCACCGCCGCCGATGCGATCATCGCCGGCGGAATGGACGGCGCGGCCATCCCGATCACCATCTGCTTCGCCGTCATCGTCCGTGCCGCGGCCCGGGCGCGCGCCGAGGGCCCAGGCCCGCTCGCCGCAGCCGAAACCGCCTCGGCCGCCTGA
- a CDS encoding NAD-dependent protein deacetylase — protein sequence MEAPELVSALSGLRLAVLTGAGMSTDSGIPDYRGPDSPPSNPMTIAQFTSDPVFRQRYWARNHVGWRHMDDTRPNAGHRALAALEQAGVVTGLITQNVDLLHTKAGSRQVVNLHGTYAQVVCLGCGYTMSRAALADELEALNPGFIERAEQVGGIAVAPDADAVVTDTSTFHYLDCPRCGGMLKPDIVYFGESVPKERVAQAFSLVEAAEALLVAGSSLTVFSGYRFVRHAAAVGMPIAIINRGQTRGDAQATVKVEGGCSELLTLLAGELPVAAPLP from the coding sequence GTGGAAGCCCCCGAACTCGTATCTGCCCTGTCCGGACTGCGGCTGGCGGTCCTGACGGGGGCGGGTATGTCGACCGATTCGGGGATTCCGGACTACCGCGGTCCGGACTCTCCGCCGAGCAATCCGATGACGATCGCCCAGTTCACCTCCGATCCGGTGTTCCGTCAGCGTTACTGGGCCCGCAATCATGTCGGCTGGCGGCATATGGACGACACCCGACCCAACGCCGGCCATCGCGCGCTGGCCGCACTGGAGCAGGCCGGAGTGGTGACGGGCCTGATCACCCAGAACGTCGATCTGCTGCACACCAAGGCCGGTAGCCGCCAGGTGGTGAATCTGCACGGCACGTACGCCCAGGTGGTCTGCCTGGGGTGTGGGTACACCATGAGCCGCGCCGCACTGGCCGACGAATTGGAGGCGCTCAACCCCGGTTTCATCGAGCGCGCCGAGCAGGTCGGCGGTATCGCCGTGGCCCCCGACGCCGACGCGGTCGTCACCGACACCTCGACGTTCCACTATCTGGACTGTCCGCGCTGCGGCGGGATGCTGAAACCGGATATCGTCTACTTCGGCGAAAGCGTGCCGAAAGAGCGCGTAGCACAGGCATTTTCCTTGGTCGAAGCGGCCGAGGCCCTGCTGGTCGCGGGGTCGTCACTGACCGTGTTCTCCGGCTACCGGTTCGTCCGGCACGCCGCCGCGGTGGGCATGCCGATCGCGATCATCAATCGCGGCCAGACCCGCGGTGATGCGCAGGCCACGGTCAAGGTCGAGGGCGGCTGTTCGGAGCTGCTGACCCTGCTGGCCGGCGAGCTACCGGTGGCCGCCCCCTTGCCCTAG
- a CDS encoding enoyl-CoA hydratase/isomerase family protein has product MTARPPDGDWLGTPFLTFERHGPFGVVRLDRPAARNAMTPAMYFGIRYAVSRVEADPELAGLLITGTGDVFAPGGDLGGGDGSDDWMTWASALSMDVTPFETLRQSVKPVVSAVNGLAQGGGLQIALCSDMAVVSERATFRVPELFRGIADTYYSQMLARLIGAVRTRDLMFTGRVLTAQEALDWGMVSRVVPHDTLLDEAREVLAQVCRTAPHARSVVKSSLDNYLGLFDRIGMKASYSGDEARAGFVAFKERRSPDWVHPDLRTEGRL; this is encoded by the coding sequence ATGACAGCGCGACCGCCCGACGGTGACTGGCTCGGTACCCCGTTCCTGACATTCGAGCGGCACGGCCCCTTCGGCGTGGTGCGTCTGGACCGGCCCGCGGCCCGCAACGCCATGACCCCGGCGATGTACTTCGGCATCCGCTACGCCGTCAGCCGCGTGGAGGCCGATCCGGAGTTGGCCGGCCTGCTCATCACCGGCACCGGAGACGTCTTCGCCCCGGGCGGGGACCTCGGCGGTGGCGACGGCAGTGACGACTGGATGACGTGGGCCTCGGCGCTGTCGATGGATGTCACCCCGTTCGAGACACTGCGCCAGTCGGTGAAGCCGGTGGTGTCGGCAGTGAACGGACTGGCCCAGGGCGGCGGCCTGCAGATCGCACTGTGCAGCGATATGGCGGTGGTCAGCGAACGCGCCACGTTCCGGGTCCCGGAATTGTTCCGCGGTATCGCCGACACCTATTACAGCCAGATGCTGGCCCGCCTCATCGGCGCGGTCCGCACCCGCGACCTGATGTTCACCGGCCGCGTGCTCACCGCGCAGGAGGCGCTGGACTGGGGCATGGTGTCTCGGGTGGTGCCGCACGACACCCTGCTCGACGAGGCGCGTGAGGTGTTGGCGCAGGTCTGCCGGACCGCACCCCACGCCCGCTCGGTGGTGAAATCGAGCCTGGACAACTACCTCGGACTGTTCGACCGGATCGGGATGAAGGCCAGCTACAGCGGAGACGAGGCCAGAGCGGGTTTCGTCGCGTTCAAGGAACGCCGGTCCCCGGACTGGGTGCACCCCGATCTGCGCACCGAAGGCCGCCTCTGA